A genome region from Mastacembelus armatus chromosome 8, fMasArm1.2, whole genome shotgun sequence includes the following:
- the atf4b gene encoding activating transcription factor 4b: MTMMMTNSQFGLEDMEALLWEPSSPMADAMGSLFFYPDQEQQQEGGGTSMEARTSPVSPLASSSLSSSSPPPFYSPPPSPPALVIHGDKAGFETDLLPVPCLDHPSQLSCSQTVSDDSKEDTFSDLDWMAERMDLREFDLDSLIGSCSPTEESTSSPEDLLASLDCPMELDSLPMPILSTPALPNLSTPPSPPSIPPPSLPSVCPDPSEDESESFVDEQEAPSSPPCVPDPQEELEIKSEATSLDPSSPLVDSPSSPAYTLDLGSEVDVSESEEKPVVAAVVPQVSRLVLSLSPTRIVLVLAPKDEVGITTTTVTTTSEVVHSSPPVSPSQKPSRSRPYPEPKYKASPASPGATDVKVKSLQGAGGGDRAALKAPKDKKQKKMEQNKTAATRYRQKKRAEQEALSTEYALLERKNVELNEKAESMAREIEYLKELMEEVRTARLKKGLNADP; encoded by the exons ATGACCATGATGATGACAAACTCACAGTTTGGCCTGGAAGACATGGAGGCCCTTCTCTGGGAGCCTTCCTCTCCCATGGCTGACGCCATGGGCTCTCTGTTTTTTTACCCTgaccaagaacaacaacaggaaggagGGGGAACCTCAATGGAGGCGCGCACTTCACCTGTGTCACCCCTTGCCTCCTCATCactgtcttcctcctctcctcctcccttctactctcctcctccctcgCCGCCGGCTCTTGTCATCCATGGGGACAAGGCTGGGTTTGAGACTGATCTGCTCCCTGTCCCCTGTTTGGACCACCCTAGTCAGCTGAGTTGTAGCCAGACTGTGTCAGATGACAGCAAAG AGGATACATTCAGTGACCTGGACTGGATGGCTGAGAGGATGGACCTGAGAGAGTTTGACCTGGACTCTCTGATTGGCTCCTGCAGTCCTACCGAGGAGTCCACCAGCTCTCCAGAAGACCTCCTGGCCTCCCTGGATTGCCCCATGGAACTTGACTCCCTCCCAATGCCCATTCTCTCAACTCCAGCACTTCCGAATCTTTCaactcctccttctcctccaagTATACCTCCCCCTAGCCTTCCCTCCGTCTGTCCAGATCCTTCAGAGGATGAGTCTGAATCCTTTGTTGATGAGCAGGAGGCCCCCTCTTCTCCCCCCTGTGTCCCAGACCCACAAGAGGAACTTGAAATCAAATCTGAGGCTACTTCCCTGGACCCGTCATCCCCATTGGTTGATTCTCCTTCCTCCCCAGCCTACACCCTGGACCTGGGCAGTGAGGTGGACGTCTCGGAGAGTGAGGAGAAGCCAGTGGTCGCTGCTGTGGTCCCTCAGGTCTCGAGGCTTGTACTCTCCCTTTCACCAACACGCATTGTCCTTGTGCTGGCTCCCAAAGACGAAGTTGGGATCACTACCACTACTGTAACTACTACATCAGAGGTTGTTCATTCCTCCCCTCCTGTTTCCCCCTCACAAAAGCCCTCCAGAAGCAGGCCGTACCCTGAGCCCAAATACAAAGCCAGTCCAGCTTCTCCTGGTGCCACAGATGTTAAGGTTAAATCACTGCAGGGTGCAGGTGGAGGTGACAGGGCAGCTCTGAAAGCGCCAAAggacaaaaaacagaagaagatggagcagAATAAGACAGCGGCCACACGTTACAGGCAGAAGAAGAGGGCTGAGCAGGAAGCACTTAGTACAGAGTATGCACTGTTGGAGCGGAAGAACGTAGAGCTGAATGAGAAGGCAGAAAGCATGGCCAGGGAGATTGAGTACCTGAAAGAGCTGATGGAGGAGGTCCGCACAGCCAGGCTCAAAAAAGGCCTGAATGCTGACCCCTAG